aggactccatgcagacaaacagaaaaggactggttaatatagggaggataatgactaacaagtgaagacacctgagtgcaattaacaggagtgcatttactgtgatgaagggacaaggctagtgggaattgtagtgcctacggtgaggtgcctatggggaagtgagaccactagtggacacccagggaaacagagaccagacagcgtgacaatatCAATggtaatatacttcagagatattttactcaaaataatttctaagggtgccaataattgtggccatcGTGCATTTGAGAAAAACTGTTGTTTCATCATAAGATTTTCTCcccactttcaattgttttactttaaagtgtaactaaacccctgctcagagcctgactccacccactgacaatatttgaaaaatgctgaaaaggggtcagatcacagcggagatagaggggacgaacctagggcggggctgagtgagtgcggcgtgatcctgagactcgcagtgacggattgattgacagctgctgtcagagacgctaaaatggagagtgactgtaatgacgcaagtagctttgcaacagagcgatcatttgaagtagaggacttttctcccccactttcacctgaagtggagggtgtcgaggtgtctgttcatatcaattcgagctgctggctcaaactgcggtcttaactcccgcaccgcgtggcttttcagcgcgagctgtgtggagaagcccatttccacctccattgcgttggagaagcaatcccgtgtaaaacgcagtttgcaaactcgagctctaggcgggaacttgcggtcttccaggccaagtgcatgcaaccactggcgcttaattttaaagtctgctggtaaactatgcagtccagcagtgctgtcacaaccagcaacacacctccgtaccatcctgaccactgtactaaatacagataaatctacgctaacttgaagatctaaataactatataattgctatgctaaatagatgctataatagtctattctggtcgttaccaatactcgcaattccagctcctgactcactacagtgattttgatggttttatactgtcaagggcaagggcgtggtagctcgtaccaaggggcgtggtgagctggaaactgcttacatcacctgccaccgcttacgtcacctgccaccgcaacatccaataggaaaaatcaactgcagtagccaccgttcaacctgaagagggcagcactcagacgtttttacaccatatattgtagaattaaaacactttatactgaaatgtcaaaaaagttacttgaatcaatgaacagcactaataaagccccattcttacagaccattaactaaaaaaagttggtctagggtttagttactctttaatgatacgttagaattttttgaatgaACGATCgaaaggataaacaatgcagatttattttcatagcCGCCTTTACTCATGTTTACCTATGGTGCCATTAATAGTGGAGGGCACTGTGCAAATCCATTATATGCAGGGAATTAGTTATACACATAGTGTTGAATGCTGTATTATGATGACTGTGCTGTAATAACAGGTGAGCACCTGGGAAGTCTGAGAGGGGTTTGATGGGCTTTGTGTAGTGTCCTGCACACACTAGAACACCATCAAACACATGTGTCTCGTCTCGTCCATCTCTGTCCATGGTCACCACTTCCCACTGACCAGAGTTAGAGAAATCAGCCCTTTGTCTCACACTGCGAACTGTGGTCTGAAATACACCAAACCACATAACGCCTGAATGCTACCTTTCATCTTTATAAAGAGAATACTCAAAACATATGATAGAtcctgagaaaacacacacaataatataCACAATTTTGTGAGAATAATTTTCCCAAGCAATATGTTTTCCTGTAACATCACTGTTGCCTAACAATCCCAACCTCTAACTgtaaaatctgattggttgaaatgTTTGCCAGGACCAATGAGATTTTAAATCTAGAAAATCTCAACGGACGTTATGTTATGGTGTTTATTACCTGAAAGTGAATGTGTTTGAGCAGGTTAAAGTGCTCGGCATAGAGTCTGAAGTACTGCATTAACGTAGAGTTGTTCACAAAGTTGGGGAAATGATCTGGCATGGGGAAATCACTATAGCACATCATCTCTTTAGAGGTGTTCACTACGACAGAACGATAAATGCTGCAGCGGTCTTCCTCTGGTTGTTCCTGTGCACAAACATGGAAACACAGTCAATTACTTTGAACTCACTAACAGATAAACCATATTTAGCATTAAAAGTGttgtttaaaggtgaagtgtgtaatattgtttaatgttaaaatactctCTCTTATCCCATCGTAATATGCAGAAATAATAAGTAAGCCATTTGAAGCATTTTTGTCCCCAAAAGTGTAAACAAAACCAACTAATTTAGTAGTTTTGAAGCAGAGCTATCTGTATGCTGAACAATTGCAGTGGGTGGGAGTGTTTAGGAAACCTTTAAAGacataatattaataacacattttaatttgtgtatCTTGTTACATTCAGAAAATGCAAATTACAAATAGGTcagaacataaaaatatttaggaaaaacaaaaacaaactaacaagAAATGTCCATAAAAAGAAGATGGTGCAACAATAATTATATCAATTATTTGATTTACACTACCGTCTAAAAATTTGGAATTGATCTAAATACAACAATTTTGAtcataagtgacagtaaagaaattcataactttacaaaagatttattttttaaataaatgctgtttttgaactttttattcattaaagtatCTTAAAAATTCGAAAATATCGAAAAAATTtaccatggtttccacaaaaatgcattaagtatgacactgaagattggaataatggctgctgaaaattcagctttgccttcacagaaataaaatctattttaatatattaaaatatattagaaagtTATTTtatgttgtgagatttcaaaacactgcagtttagtgatatccggttcacgaacaaatcattcgatgtaaccggatcttcttgaacgaGTTCACCAAATTTAAccgaatcatttgaaacggttcgcgtctccaataagcattaatccacaaatgacttaagctgttaacttttttaatgtggctgacactccctctgagttaaaataaacaatatcccggagtaattaatgtactcaaacagtacactgactgaactgctgtgaagagagaactgaaaatgaacaccgagccgagccagataacgaacaaaagattgacattgaatgattcgttcgcgaaccggatttcactaaactgcagtgtttgttctgatgtcacatggactactttgatgatgtttttcttacctttctggacatggacagtataccttacacacagtttcaatggagggactgagagctctcggactaaatctaaaatatcttaaactgtgttccgaagatgaacggatgtctgacgggtttggaacgacataagggttattaatgacataattttgatttttgggtgaactaaccctttaagccaaGGGCTTCTGGCACCTGATCTTGTATTGATTAGAATTGGTGTGTTACAAATCATTCTTATTCATTATATCAgtcatttttcaaataattttggtGCCATGTATggcacagaaatgacacacttcgcCTTTATTGTTGAGCTGAATTGAATTAATTTTCAACCTTAAACTTCCAGAGTCCTCCAATATCATCACTGCTCTCAAAACACACAGGCTCCAGCCCTTCATCCAAGCAGCATTTGATGGAGGTCAGTCCAGAGCTGCCTGCTCCAATCACAGCCACACGCTTAGCCATGCTGCGAGTCTGCACAGGAAACATGGATCGGTGGTTATAAAAACATACTGTTACACTAGTGTGTCCTCAACTATGACAAGTACCTTCGAGGTTAACACATCCATGTTTGGCATGGATGTGCAGCATTTATTGGTtaatcattaaaggggtcatatggtgttgctaaaaagaacattattttgtgtatttggtgtaatgaaatgtggtttaagtaggggtgtgcgatatgggaaaaaaaatttcacaattttttttttcacaatatcacgattttatcacaattctttgtcatgttggttttactattttgcaagttgtctgagcatcaCAGCCAATCTAATTTCCccattataaagacaaagcctttctaGGTAACAAAAAAAGAATGGCAGGTATTTAGACCAAAGAGGGTGAAGATAAAAatgtttgttcttattttttaataacaaagataaaagaatgacaaagatacacattacaaatacacataaaataccaataaaacaaacagtgctttattttcaggtacaataggtgtatttagcagaagcattcaagaaattgaatgaacaaatataaaaataaaacactatataaactgattcctaaagcaactcTATTAAatttattcagtcaagagcagtgagtgatttttctctttgtgttctggtgttttattaacgttaaatattttacccaaaaataaaaattctgtcagctgtctgtcaattctgtcatagtgttttatttttataccaccatttactcactcaaaagtggttttaaaaaaaggtagcttctttcttcttctgaacataaatgctattttaaggaatgtggaaaaccaaacagttgctggtccacagtgacttccagagtattttttgctactatcaaattcaatgtggaccagcaactgtttggttacccacattcttcaaaatatcttcttttgtgttcagaacaagaaagaaattaatacagggtTGGGACAatgtgacagtgagtaaataatgacagaaatgaaattttaGGGTGATGTATCCCTTGACAGTAATGACGGTAGGCTCcatgtttaataggcctactgtccctttaagacctgcacgcatTTAATATACAGGCACATATatgtttttctctcaactgtttactttcattttagacaacCAACCATCTGAGTctacatgtaaaccttgtgtgttttgacagtattagcgctAAGATAACTCAGTTCAATAATCAAGCACTGTTTGACAGACTTTAGCATGTGCGCTTAGGGTGTATGCGGCGCTCAGAAAATGCATGGGTCAGACCAGCGCacgaattaaacatttaaaagcacatgaaaatattgagagagtaactctaccgctgagtcaacactgctgtgaatgcatgtggcgttgtacagtatatgacggaggcgccagaactgcagctgatagaatgtgaaCTGTAGTACGATACTACGATattaaaagcagatcgtggagacatttttatcgtccacaATCAAAAATCGTCATATCGCCCACACCCCTAGGTTTAAGTTCCAAAAAACACAGTATAAtattagtataacattataataccattcatatttttacttttttttataatttaaagaaaccaGTCCGATGAACATTTGAGGCTCAATCCTATAGAAAAGCATAaacggcatgcagttgcatcgaACAATGATagaaaacatcattcaatgtaaattgtaataatcatatataataatcgcaattacaatttcaagtgaataatcaacaattatgatttttgtcataatcgttcAGCCCTACTCAcatgtgtgatggaaatgttacggcccttactatactgtgatgctgtgaaTCTCAGAGCACCgagacaaaaatattaaaacccattataaacgaggcattggttgcatccagtgtggacataattacggattataatgacaaTATCAGCGGTTCTCCATTTCAGTCCTCCTGCCCCGCAGCTctacatattttgcatgtttctcatttttttcaATATGCTTCACATTTCTTTCGGGCATATCTCAGAGAGAAAGTCAAATGTTTCAtaaatttaacataaaatgtaacATAAATTTCCTTAACTATTTCTATCCATTCAACAATTGTCGGGGAACCTTTACTTAGCCATTTCCTAGTTATTGCTTTCTTGCTACCTGCTAAAAGTATTTGTAACAGATATCTGTCTTTCTCAGCCCTGTTGGTagatttactaaatatataaagctgaaattaaactCGAGGTCTGAACCTAATATTGATCTAATTACCTTCATCACCTCTATCTAATAGAAAGAAATAATAGGGCATTCccaaaagaaatggaagagaCCAGCAGACATATTACCACACATTCTCCAACACTGACCATGTTCAGGATTGTTACTCTGTGTCTTATTTATATTAGGGGTTATAAAGAATCTTAAAGTGTTTTTCCAGGGGAATTCCCTCCACAACCCCGAGCTTAAGTGGTAGATTGTGTCCTACATATATTCAACCAGTCATCTTCGCTTATCTTTATGTTAGCTTCTTTCTCCCACCtcttttttacatacatttttgaaagtcCCGTCTAACAGTAAACATGAGTATAACCTGGAAATTAGTTTTCTGTTATTATTACCCCATATGCATCAATGAATACTCTAATAAAGTCTTTTCCCTTCTCTCCAGTAGTTTTAATATGTTTATCAAAGTGGTGTCTTAGTTGAAGGCATCTGAAAAAATATTCCTTCCCTAAATTGTATGTATCCATGAGTTCTTTGAAAGTATCCAAACCATCAGTGGAGGATATTATACAGTACAAAGTGAGACCTGAATTAGTCCAGTGTTTGAATCTACCGTCCAGTCCAGCTGGTGCGAATTCTGTATCAAATTTCACCCAACGTAATCTTCATACATTTCTTTCAAATTCcttatttttaaccctctggagtctaatgGTATTTTTGGGGTCTGGagaaaatcactctcactgaccttttcctggactgtggccagctggtggaatgacctcccaatctcaattcgtacagctgagtctttactcattttcaagaaacatctaaagactcatctttttcgcatgcacttaaccaactaatactagcactttttccttttcttgtcttttcatttataaaaaaaataaaaagaaataaaataaaaaatagttataCTATTTATaatctatactagactaactgagacttgtcatggcacttgtatactgttgttgttctcttgttgatctgactgcttctattgttctcatttgtaagtcgctttggataaaagcgtcttctaaatgattaaatgtaaatgtaaatgctgtgtgatgcgtgttccaaaaaaaaaaaataaaaaaataaaaaactggacgcgctccgagagaaggtcgttaaaatcaatttcctattttcgttttcgaaacttgtgttggttggtccaatcgattagtgcaataaaaataattgagtcggtcctaaattgacagggtcagtCGGGTTacagcaaacaagaatatttttaaggatggccttacacctgagaagacaaaggcctgcataatgagctgcataatgatcctttcagtcagctgtgtcactgagagggaggagttacaagaaagaatgtgaggacaaaataaatgaatataattttatgtttgtagtttatttagaatatatttaattattccacaacataatttaatatccatgtgggagtgcagttaaacagtttattaggaacaatcaaagctgactttaaaaaatataattttgcatcagtactccagtcacacaatccttcagaaatcattttaacaattttattttctacaaaaaaaacatttattgttattattatcattattattattattcatgttaaAAAGtgctgagaaatatatttttttccaatttttttaggggggataaattgaaagaacagcattgtttgttacatttgttatggtatagtattgtatattgttattgaaacttcataatatttcatttagtcaggaattatagtttggaaaaagtctttggaaaaagtctaactaccgtatttttcggactataagtcgcacctgattataagtcacatcagtccaaaaacacgtcatgatgaggaaaaaaaacatatataagtcgcacaggactataagtcacatttatttagaaccaagaacgaagagaaaatattaccatctccagccgtgagagggtgttctatgctgctcagtgtagactacaggagccctgagcagcatagagcgccctctcgcggctgtagacggtcatgttttctcttagttaatttctcttggttcatttctctcggttcatgtcaaattaattttgataaataagtcgcacctgactataagtcgcaggaccagccaaactatgaaaaaagtgcgacttatagtccggaaaatacggtagtaaaatgtttacacgttatttgaaaactagtacaagtacataaataaataaaaagagacttactcatgtttatgatctctgctgaataaagtgcttcattctttttttctgaggaaatccaaatctcaaatcctcaaccacatcacatctttttgtggtgaattatgtcttattcctctcatcgcgaagcaaacagtaaaataaaaaaacttgaagaacagtctcgctgcgttgtcttctgttgtatgGGTGTATTCAAGCCGTGTCATGAAGTTTGAAACATTAGAacctgaatagagcgttcagtgcGGGGCATGGTCACATTACAAGATAATGAacggagacgtgaaaaacggacatcgcgttgttttcatatggattgctttatcacagaatatttgtttttggcagaacttgtttagtttaaaaatagacatgtcaagctttctatagatatatctctcatgtctctttgttgagaattcactgagttacagttcattttaatgacgcgtgtctaaatgaagatcagcgcagacaaaggctgcagacagcacaccttgatatctttattttataagtgcacaaagttttgctgttattatgtctgtatacaaaaagatagaccctttacagattcgattgatgtattgctcttatctgtatgatcaaaactgaaagtgttattttagttcttttcggggttatcaggagaaaatgccttaTAACGTGTATACTAAGCATGTAACGATTCACTGAACTCGCGATGCGATACGATTCACGATACTGGTTTCACGATACGATTTTCTCACGATTGTTtgtacaaaatgagatttaagaaagATAAATGAAAAAGTTTCCTTTTATTATTTCCTTCTCACTCGGACAAAATGCTGTACATTTctttctgaaactgaaatatctttgtcaaataacaaaactaaattgaaatattaaaacaaatccccccccaaaaaataatacaaataaaataaatattttcatgtaaacaAACTAAGGCTTTGCCAGTGCTCTTTCCTAGcttagaacctttttttttttttttttacatgttttttttaagaaatatcagCATATCCACATTTTCTGGGCAAAGCTGAGATCTTTGCACATTCACAATGTCCCCTGCTGATGAAAAAACCCTTTCACTAGGGACAGAGGTGGCTGGTGTGGAGAGATATGCTTTTGCTATACTGGATAGCAGTGGGTATAGCCTAGCATTCTCTTTCcaccacttgagtggacagctaTTGAGGGAAATGGATGTTTCAGCACTGTACttattcatttctgcatcaatCTGACTGATGTGCTGTGCAACTGGTTCATCGAAAGTCCCTCCAAGGAGATCTTCCAATGCTGTTTTCTTGGAAGGAGGTTGTTTCAGCTCTGCTCCTGCTCTGTCTGTCTGGTCAAGAGGCTGCTCTGCTGCAGTGGGGTGACCACTGGCACCTTCTTTGCCCTCATCCTGCACAGAGGAATAGCAGAAATAAAAAGACTAAGTAAAATCTAAGTACAACATTGACAGGGGTTTCACATTATTATAAAGGCAAGATTTTAATATCATTTGTTATAATTTGTATCATTAATACTCAgtttacacaaacacatttggaaacacatttagaaaaatatgccataataataaactaattatttaaaaaaaatcaatttagagagagtaaaataaatacaatttagagaaagagtaaaataaatacaataggcTACCTGGTTCCGCAACATCAGTACAGCTTTCTCCTTCAGTCTGTGGAATACATCATCGCGTTGGTCTGTCTCTAGATGAGGCAGAGCCCGGAATCTGGGGTCTAATGCGGTGCACTCCAGCAGGTGGTTGTACTCTGAAGTGTATCTGTTGTAAAGGTTGTTCAGTATAGCTCTCTTTATGTTGCTCACAGTGGGGGAATCTTCTTCGTTGGATGCCATGTTATGCTCGATCATATGCTTTAAGGGCACAATGAGAGACACAGTGGGGTTTTTTTCGTCACACAGCACAGTGGTGGCCGTTTTGAGTGGCTTTAGAAGCTTCACTATGTCCTCCGCATCACGGATGTCTGAGCCATCCAAAGTATCGATGTCACGGACATTTCGTCGAACGTCGTTGCTCAGTAGAGTTGCTGTCACAGCCGCTTGCTGTTCGAGATAGCGTTCGATCATATCCAGACTGCTGTTCCAGCGCGTAGCGACATCGATGATTAGCTTATGCGGTGGAAGCTCCAGCAGTATCTGTTTGGCTGCGAGCGCAGCTGTGGCTGTGGAGCTTCGGTGAAAAAAGGCAGCAATACGCCTCACTCTGCCCAACAAACGACTCACGCGGGGCACACTCAAACCCGCTTGGCTGGCTAAGTTCAAAGTGTGGGCAAAACACCTGACATGGGGGGCCAGCCCAGCCTCTCTGACAGCAACCTCCATATTCCTCGCGTTGTCCGTGACCACAGCAATTCCATGGTTGGCCTTTTGAAGCCCCCATTCACTCACAGCTGATTTTAAAACTTCAGCAATATTAGCTCCGGTGTGTGTTTCGAACAATGGGCGAGTTTGGAGAACAA
The genomic region above belongs to Carassius carassius chromosome 18, fCarCar2.1, whole genome shotgun sequence and contains:
- the LOC132091733 gene encoding E3 SUMO-protein ligase ZBED1-like → MAAASVDDVDVEDAPTSFKSDVWRHFGFPKTKNESGEVVTDKTKTVCRYCKKMLIYTNSTTNMMQHTNRHHREKLQSPPSARKNLLVGQTTLTGGFAAPLAATSARAKEITRCIGVFMAKDMRPFSVVENEGFRQLVNKLEPKYTIPSRPHFSQTVMPALYRETKSKVIETLRKAYSVSITTDGWTSRATQSYLTVTAHVITSEWEMVNFVLQTRPLFETHTGANIAEVLKSAVSEWGLQKANHGIAVVTDNARNMEVAVREAGLAPHVRCFAHTLNLASQAGLSVPRVSRLLGRVRRIAAFFHRSSTATAALAAKQILLELPPHKLIIDVATRWNSSLDMIERYLEQQAAVTATLLSNDVRRNVRDIDTLDGSDIRDAEDIVKLLKPLKTATTVLCDEKNPTVSLIVPLKHMIEHNMASNEEDSPTVSNIKRAILNNLYNRYTSEYNHLLECTALDPRFRALPHLETDQRDDVFHRLKEKAVLMLRNQDEGKEGASGHPTAAEQPLDQTDRAGAELKQPPSKKTALEDLLGGTFDEPVAQHISQIDAEMNKYSAETSISLNSCPLKWWKENARLYPLLSSIAKAYLSTPATSVPSERVFSSAGDIVNVQRSQLCPENVDMLIFLKKNM